A window from Primulina huaijiensis isolate GDHJ02 chromosome 13, ASM1229523v2, whole genome shotgun sequence encodes these proteins:
- the LOC140991354 gene encoding homeobox protein knotted-1-like LET12 isoform X1 — MAFQDHHHLSQEMPLHYPDHHHHQHPAASASLFRSILPDHHHSPDDKTPPSQPVTATNTWLHHPHHWLMTQSQHSPQTPPDNNDHHQESGGGDNSNSNGNNNNWERERCKADILSHPLYEQLLSAHVACLRIATPVDQLPRIDSQLSQSQQVVAKYSVLGHGQPLDDKDLDHFMTHYVLLLSSFKEQLQQHVRVHAMEAVMACWELEQSLQSLTGVAPGEGTGATMSDDDEDQTDSETNLFDESLDGPDSLGFGPLVPTETERSLMERVRLELKHELKQGYKDKIVDIREEILRKRRAGKLPGDTTSVLKNWWQSHSKWPYPTEEDKARLVQETGLQLKQINNWFINQRKRNWHSNPSSSTSQKSKRKSGAGDKTSNDRFV, encoded by the exons ATGGCATTTCAGGACCACCACCACCTATCCCAAGAAATGCCCCTCCACTACCCCgatcaccaccaccaccaacaCCCGGCAGCGTCCGCCTCCCTCTTCCGATCCATCCTCCCCGATCACCACCACTCGCCAGACGACAAGACGCCGCCATCTCAGCCAGTCACGGCAACCAACACATGGCTCCATCACCCCCACCACTGGCtaatgactcaaagtcaacacAGCCCCCAGACCCCGCCGGACAACAACGATCACCACCAAGAAAGCGGCGGGGGGGATAATAGCAACAGCAACGGGAATAACAACAACTGGGAGAGAGAGAGGTGCAAGGCGGATATCCTTAGCCACCCGTTGTACGAGCAGCTGCTGTCGGCGCACGTGGCCTGCCTCCGGATAGCTACGCCGGTGGACCAGCTGCCGAGGATCGACTCTCAGCTTTCTCAGTCGCAGCAGGTGGTGGCTAAGTATTCTGTTCTTGGGCATGGTCAGCCCCTAGATGATAAAGACCTCGACCACTTCATG ACGCATTACGTTCTATTACTCTCGTCCTTCAAAGAGCAATTGCAGCAGCATGTTCGGGTTCATGCAATGGAAGCAGTGATGGCTTGTTGGGAGCTAGAGCAATCTTTGCAAAGTTTGACAG GGGTAGCACCGGGTGAAGGCACGGGAGCAACTATGTCTGATGATGACGAGGACCAGACTGATAGCGAAACCAATTTATTTGACGAAAGTCTAGACGGGCCAGATAGCCTGGGATTTGGTCCTTTAGTACCCACTGAGACCGAAAGATCCTTGATGGAACGCGTGAGATTAGAACTCAAGCATGAGCTTAAACAG GGTTATAAGGACAAGATTGTGGACATCAGAGAAGAAATATTACGCAAAAGACGTGCTGGAAAACTTCCAGGCGACACCACATCTGTCTTGAAAAACTGGTGGCAATCACATTCCAAGTGGCCTTATCCAACC GAGGAAGATAAGGCAAGACTGGTGCAGGAAACCGGTTTGCAACTGAAACAGATCAACAATTGGTTCATCAACCAACGGAAAAGGAATTGGCACAGCAATCCTTCATCGTCTACTTCCCAGAAAAGCAAACGCAAGAG TGGTGCAGGTGACAAAACAAGCAACGATCGTTTTGTGTGA
- the LOC140991354 gene encoding homeobox protein knotted-1-like LET12 isoform X2: protein MAFQDHHHLSQEMPLHYPDHHHHQHPAASASLFRSILPDHHHSPDDKTPPSQPVTATNTWLHHPHHWLMTQSQHSPQTPPDNNDHHQESGGGDNSNSNGNNNNWERERCKADILSHPLYEQLLSAHVACLRIATPVDQLPRIDSQLSQSQQVVAKYSVLGHGQPLDDKDLDHFMTHYVLLLSSFKEQLQQHVRVHAMEAVMACWELEQSLQSLTGVAPGEGTGATMSDDDEDQTDSETNLFDESLDGPDSLGFGPLVPTETERSLMERVRLELKHELKQGYKDKIVDIREEILRKRRAGKLPGDTTSVLKNWWQSHSKWPYPTEEDKARLVQETGLQLKQINNWFINQRKRNWHSNPSSSTSQKSKRKR from the exons ATGGCATTTCAGGACCACCACCACCTATCCCAAGAAATGCCCCTCCACTACCCCgatcaccaccaccaccaacaCCCGGCAGCGTCCGCCTCCCTCTTCCGATCCATCCTCCCCGATCACCACCACTCGCCAGACGACAAGACGCCGCCATCTCAGCCAGTCACGGCAACCAACACATGGCTCCATCACCCCCACCACTGGCtaatgactcaaagtcaacacAGCCCCCAGACCCCGCCGGACAACAACGATCACCACCAAGAAAGCGGCGGGGGGGATAATAGCAACAGCAACGGGAATAACAACAACTGGGAGAGAGAGAGGTGCAAGGCGGATATCCTTAGCCACCCGTTGTACGAGCAGCTGCTGTCGGCGCACGTGGCCTGCCTCCGGATAGCTACGCCGGTGGACCAGCTGCCGAGGATCGACTCTCAGCTTTCTCAGTCGCAGCAGGTGGTGGCTAAGTATTCTGTTCTTGGGCATGGTCAGCCCCTAGATGATAAAGACCTCGACCACTTCATG ACGCATTACGTTCTATTACTCTCGTCCTTCAAAGAGCAATTGCAGCAGCATGTTCGGGTTCATGCAATGGAAGCAGTGATGGCTTGTTGGGAGCTAGAGCAATCTTTGCAAAGTTTGACAG GGGTAGCACCGGGTGAAGGCACGGGAGCAACTATGTCTGATGATGACGAGGACCAGACTGATAGCGAAACCAATTTATTTGACGAAAGTCTAGACGGGCCAGATAGCCTGGGATTTGGTCCTTTAGTACCCACTGAGACCGAAAGATCCTTGATGGAACGCGTGAGATTAGAACTCAAGCATGAGCTTAAACAG GGTTATAAGGACAAGATTGTGGACATCAGAGAAGAAATATTACGCAAAAGACGTGCTGGAAAACTTCCAGGCGACACCACATCTGTCTTGAAAAACTGGTGGCAATCACATTCCAAGTGGCCTTATCCAACC GAGGAAGATAAGGCAAGACTGGTGCAGGAAACCGGTTTGCAACTGAAACAGATCAACAATTGGTTCATCAACCAACGGAAAAGGAATTGGCACAGCAATCCTTCATCGTCTACTTCCCAGAAAAGCAAACGCAAGAG GTGA
- the LOC140991055 gene encoding uncharacterized protein isoform X1: MAKRSESERMGDAGEHISPSIPSSDGTVWADVSYLLDLACNARRKTKKKDLMKDRGKEYQIPPPVLLLQCYIYVAQGLMMMLASSRNQHKVFPCVGPFNNEQERFIQHFELLQKASLPNHASYFSFRETTDHVHFSVSVYDG; this comes from the exons ATGGCGAAGAGGAGTGAATCGGAGAGAATGGGAGACGCGGGAGAACATATAAGCCCTTCCATACCTTCCAGCGACGGCACCGTTTGGGCGGATGTCTCCTACCTCCTTGACCTCGCTTGCAACG CTCGACGGAAAACAAAGAAGAAAGATTTGATGAAGGACAGAGGAAAGGAATATCAGATTCCACCTCCTGTCTTATTACTTCAGTGTTACATCTATGTGGCCCAAGGTCTCATGATG atGCTTGCTTCTTCAAGGAATCAGCACAAAGTCTTTCCTTGTGTGGGTCCTTTCAACAACGAGCAAGAG AGATTTATCCAACACTTCGAGCTATTACAGAAAGCTTCTCTTCCTAATCACGCCTCTTACTTTTCATTCAGAGAAACTACAGATCACGTTCATTTCTCTGTAAGTGTTTATGATGGATAA
- the LOC140991055 gene encoding uncharacterized protein isoform X2, translating into MAKRSESERMGDAGEHISPSIPSSDGTVWADVSYLLDLACNARRKTKKKDLMKDRGKEYQIPPPVLLLQCYIYVAQGLMMMLASSRNQHKVFPCVGPFNNEQERNYRSRSFLCKCL; encoded by the exons ATGGCGAAGAGGAGTGAATCGGAGAGAATGGGAGACGCGGGAGAACATATAAGCCCTTCCATACCTTCCAGCGACGGCACCGTTTGGGCGGATGTCTCCTACCTCCTTGACCTCGCTTGCAACG CTCGACGGAAAACAAAGAAGAAAGATTTGATGAAGGACAGAGGAAAGGAATATCAGATTCCACCTCCTGTCTTATTACTTCAGTGTTACATCTATGTGGCCCAAGGTCTCATGATG atGCTTGCTTCTTCAAGGAATCAGCACAAAGTCTTTCCTTGTGTGGGTCCTTTCAACAACGAGCAAGAG AGAAACTACAGATCACGTTCATTTCTCTGTAAGTGTTTATGA